In a single window of the Salvelinus namaycush isolate Seneca chromosome 6, SaNama_1.0, whole genome shotgun sequence genome:
- the si:dkey-28a3.2 gene encoding uncharacterized protein si:dkey-28a3.2 encodes MPVNNSFTNTNIQRQHQLLPKHTGDTYSNMVHQIRVNPPPLIRPAQVNVSCPPIGLSIRKPPRLVSGSPPKNLPNPHTVVQPQSRITLTHPQNIQNTFPGLPTAIPKPASWVMQMAVKASTASAAIKLDPKLTEEEKMAKKREYWRVKKREQRAARATRLRQGVQARGKTASQKRRNQRLARLAVAIPNVNNTLTIKPLSNTSVSTSPQGDQIKQERGSTSTDTPCPLLEQPLCVDIKPSRCSPPPQTEPPDPASSADSQATTLLVVASMKKLLEESLSTVADWKTEQPDCITEQLPCKSDPQTCSYKDASVQMEVKPNLPLLTLEDEEKVSLSGDLSLEVKGWKVDADALPSCQVTICPLSPHPKDSPLSSPCTESLSFPAPPPSEPPSHTPTHSWSYTAASRGPPLPRRAQRLRAKKAGHHHCCSPEPPKLHHQPQQQQQPPHQQHENQHRHQPPHQQHENQHRHQPPHQQPQNQQQLQQHQHAPEVTGQNVTLEKKREYWRMIKRQQRARTARQGGGGLRRGDYGRRLALKAAQVSNLLIVKTHTQRPVQRSGSFGLHTAPLLELQSPPLLQPISPPASGPKASLSMVTNIPTLLVVDPTTSNMGQPYDTTQLNPPVNCTSISNSPIGHTGSPQTSHSFSTVSLPIGGGVTVPPLSEGKKDGLLLVENQQEAAPGSSADSPHVLKWRLRVQETSDTDTSPIATLTPPPNPLTSIKLLPIQHPSQTSSFTPTQTPFKYQGAQISQSGNVQNVRSPTLQGLTKSPIYISPMGPPKPVPGESEEETLRKKREYWRVRKKEQRARKAMRDGDMTEKRPSVNWQPILPNTHHPQQLLEEMETQEQDPDRWFNTSEDSELLLSTSTETDMCYFPDFGQTEPLEDESELLFLHDDLGDNYDGAISDAVWRNRYLMDYDPLNQLLVCMVCGELQYSHSLEGVRAHIDEAHPDTLSLESPEHLRILEAWDEQVSRRERFFTSQLQQHSGTMGGDSANHPAEVMVDTEDSSYPTNSKSSRTIKRL; translated from the exons ATGCCTGTTAATAATTCATTTACGAACACTAACATACAGCGCCAACACCAACTGCTTCCCAAACACACTGGTGATACATATAGTAATATGGTACATCAAATACGGGTCAACCCACCACCTCTAATCCGTCCTGCTCAAGTTAATGTCTCCTGTCCTCCCATCGGCCTATCAATCAGAAAGCCTCCCAGGTTAGTTTCAGGCAGCCCCCCGAAAAACCTCCCTAATCCACACACAGTCGTCCAGCCCCAGAGTCGTATCACCCTCACACACCCTCAAAACATTCAAAACACCTTTCCTGGTTTGCCTACAGCGATACCGAAGCCGGCTAGCTGGGTCATGCAGATGGCTGTCAAAGCTTCTACAGCATCAGCAGCAATCAAATTGGACCCAAAGCTAACAGAGGAGGAAAAGATGGCTAAGAAGAGAGAGTACTGGAGGGTAAAGAAACGAGAGCAGAGGGCGGCACGCGCCACCCGACTAAGGCAAGGAGTTCAAGCTAGGGGAAAGACCGCCTCACAGAAGAGGCGGAACCAAAGGTTAGCACGATTAGCTGTCGCCATTCCCAATGTCAACAACACACTGACTATCAAGCCTCTCTCAAACACCAGTGTGTCCACGTCTCCACAGGGAGACCAAATCAAACAAGAGAGAGGATCAACCTCAACAGACACTCCATGTCCTCTACTGGAACAACCCCTCTGTGTTGATATCAAACCGTCCCGGTGTTCACCGCCACCACAGACCGAGCCACCAGACCCAGCCTCGAGTGCTGACAGCCAGGCCACCACTCTCTTGGTGGTGGCTTCTATGAAGAAGCTGCTGGAGGAATCCCTCAGCACTGTGGCTGACTGGAAAACGGAACAGCCAGACTGTATTACAGAACAGCTGCCTTGTAAAAGTGATCCTCAGACATGTTCTTACAAGGATGCTTCCGTCCAGATGGAGGTCAAGCCAAATCTACCTCTGCTCACCCTGGAAGACGAGGAGAAGGTCTCCCTATCTGGTGACCTATCGTTGGAGGTCAAAGGATGGAAGGTGGATGCTGACGCCCTGCCATCCTGCCAGGTAACCATTTGCCCATTGAGCCCTCATCCTAAGGACTCTCCCCTGTCAAGTCCTTGCACTGAAAGTCTGTCTTTCCCAGCTCCCCCTCCCTCTGAACCCccctctcacacacccacacactcttgGTCCTACACGGCAGCTTCCAGAGGACCACCCCTCCCTCGCAGAGCCCAGAGGCTGCGTGCCAAAAAAGCAGGACACCACCACTGCTGCTCCCCAGAACCCCCAAAGCTACACCAtcagcctcaacaacaacaacaaccacctcATCAACAACATGAAAATCAACATCGACATCAACCACCTCATCAACAACATGAAAATCAACATCGACATCAACCACCTCATCAACAACCTCAAAATCAACAACAACTTCAGCAACATCAGCACGCCCCAGAGGTGACAGGCCAGAATGTGACTCTGGAGAAGAAGAGGGAGTACTGGAGGATGATAAAGAGGCAGCAGAGAGCTAGGACTGCCAGGCAGGGAGGAGGGGGGCTGAGACGGGGGGACTACGGCAGACGACTGGCCCTCAAAGCAGCACAG GTTTCGAATCTCCTCAttgtgaagacacacacacagaggccagTGCAGAGAAGCGGAAGCTTCGGTCTACACACAGCACCATTGCTCGAACTGCAGTCCCCCCCACTTCTCCAGCCTATATCTCCCCCTGCTTCTGGACCCAAGGCTAGCCTCAGCATGGTCACCAACATCCCTACACTTCTGGTTGTAGACCCCACCACCTCCAACATGGGACAGCCATATGATACAACACAGCTCAACCCTCCTGTCAACTGTACCAGCATCTCCAATTCACCCATTGGTCACACAGGGTCCCCACAGACATCTCATAGCTTCAGTACCGTGTCTCTCCCTATAGGAGGTGGTGTCACTGTCCCCCCATTGAGTGAGGGGAAGAAAGACGGGCTGCTATTGGTGGAGAACCAACAGGAAGCGGCCCCAGGATCCAGCGCTGACTCGCCCCACGTTCTAAAATGGAGACTGCGAGTGCAGGAAACCTCAGACACCGATACCTCACCCATCGCTACTCTCACACCTCCTCCCAACCCTTTGACTAGCATAAAACTCTTACCCATTCAGCATCCCAGTCAAACATCCTCTTTCACCCCAACACAGACTCCTTTCAAATATCAAGGTGCTCAGATTTCTCAAAGTGGGAATGTACAAAATGTACGATCGCCTACATTGCAGGGGCTCACCAAAAGCCCTATCTACATAAGCCCAATGGGTCCGCCCAAGCCAGTGCCGGGGGAGTCGGAAGAGGAGACTCTGAGGAAGAAGAGGGAGTACTGGAGGGTGAGGAAGAAGGAGCAGAGAGCCAGGAAAGCAATGAGAGATGGGGATATGACAGAGAAGAGGCCCTCGGTCAACTGGCAGCCCATCCTTCCTAACACTCATCATCCTCAACAGCTGCTTGAGGAGATGGAGACACAG GAACAGGATCCTGACCGGTGGTTCAACACCTCCGAGGACTCTGAACTACTTCTGAG TACTtccacagagacagacatgtgCTACTTTCCTGACTTTGGCCAAACTGAACCTTTAGAAG ACGAATCAGAGCTCCTTTTCCTACACGACGATCTTGGCGACAACTACGACGGCGCCATCTCGGATGCTGTATGGAGGAATCGCTACCTCATGGACTACGACCCGCTGAACCAGCTGCTGGTGTGCATGGTGTGCGGGGAGCTCCAGTACTCCCACAGCCTGGAGGGGGTGAGGGCCCACATCGACGAGGCCCACCCAGATACCCTGAGCCTGGAGTCCCCGGAGCACCTTCGCATCCTAGAGGCCtgggacgagcaggtgtccaggAGAGAACGCTTCTTCACCAGCCAGCTGCAGCAACACAGTGGGACGATGGGAG
- the si:dkey-106g10.7 gene encoding uncharacterized protein C11orf95, translating into MEEKETGESEPVVLPCAEQADSLSLIISGEEEATQEQSDLGHCSGEKDGLTNGQVGDDDEEEMVTPLWSPGTSYWSVTEGPDSPFLLSPIPGPSGRKEKVQCASRPGLSRIPGRDHRRYYHEYWRSEFLMDFDPRRHGMICMVCGSSLATLKLSTIKRHIRQKHPDSLLWSAADKEVIRSGWESHLSLEGGQRLYCPAGGVAAISQGQEEELLDCARHSTGKPGGMVSPKLQPRSTTPSPPPSVPLQQEELPGPSAKTLERYLNDSLHAWFRQEFLMEYQAEAGRLVCMVCGRPLPSLHLDHIKSHVLDIHPQSLVYSSEEKHCILQTWAQTHESNPLNDFIKSEPNTKDERDAGVDFSDDLETIQIGSDTYAEDNDEALSEIQDMIDGVGGAPEMTTPIPPLPLHQPRKSRLRGGFPWRLRLDYMVAYGPQGRGTFCMVCSQALPMAKVSSFRRHIQECHPETTSLAREERDAMAEAWTKVAPTEDNPAVQMKEEVNPSDIVSLPVAGEMADNNDNNRTTKMATPKAVKKEEGVATMPATPGRHGHYPGKDQRRNYQVRWRMEFLMDYDCRRHGLICMVCGATLATLKVSTIKRHIQQVHPHSLVYGPNERQQALLSYNQTALHFVHSDDCFSSQDHGHTALGQTTAGLFVR; encoded by the exons ATGGAAGAGAAAGAGACCGGGGAGAGCGAGCCTGTGGTCCTTCCGTGTGCTGAGCAGGCAGATTCTCTCTCATTAATAATAAGCGGAGAGGAGGAAGCGACGCAAGAGCAGAGTGACTTGGGACACTGTTCAGGAG AGAAGGACGGTCTGACCAATGGCCAGGTGGGCGATGATGACGAGGAAGAGATGGTGACCCCCCTTTGGTCCCCAGGCACCAGCTACTGGAGTGTCACCGAGGGTCCGGACTCCCCCTTCCTCCTTTCTCCCATCCCGGGCCCCTCTGGACGCAAAGAGAAGGTCCAATGCGCCTCCCGACCCGGCCTCAGCCGCATCCCGGGCAGGGATCATCGGCGCTATTACCACGAGTACTGGCGCAGCGAGTTCCTGATGGACTTTGACCCCCGTCGCCACGGCATGATCTGCATGGTGTGTGGGAGCTCGCTGGCCACGCTCAAACTCAGTACCATCAAGAGGCATATTAGACAGAAGCACCCGGACTCTCTGCTGTGGAGCGCGGCCGACAAGGAGGTGATCCGTTCGGGCTGGGAAAGCCACCTGAGTCTGGAGGGGGGCCAGAGGCTGTACTGTCCGGCCGGAGGGGTGGCCGCCATCTcccagggacaggaggaggagctGCTGGACTGTGCTCGCCACTCCACTG GAAAACCTGGTGGTATGGTGTCCCCCAAACTCCAGCCCCGGTCCACGACCCCATCACCCCCTCCCTCAGTCCCCCTCCAGCAGGAGGAGCTCCCCGGGCCCTCTGCCAAGACCCTGGAGCGCTACCTGAACGACTCGCTCCACGCCTGGTTCCGACAGGAGTTCCTCATGGAGTACCAGGCGGAGGCGGGCAGGCTGGTTTGCATGGTGTGCGGCCGCCCGCTGCCCTCGCTCCACCTGGACCACATCAAGAGCCACGTGCTTGACATCCACCCCCAGTCGCTGGTCTACAGCTCGGAGGAGAAGCACTGCATCCTGCAGACCTGGGCCCAGACACATG AATCCAACCCTCTAAACGACTTCATCAAATCTGAGCCCAACACCAAAGACGAGAGAGATGCTGGGGTGGACTTCTCTGATGACCTGGAGACCATTCAGATCGGCTCAGACACGTATGCAGAGGACAACGATGAGGCGTTATCAGAGATACAGGACATGATTGATGGCGTTGGTGGAGCTCCAGAGATGACCACTCCCataccccctctccctctccaccaacCCAGGAAGAGTCGTCTCCGTGGGGGCTTCCCCTGGCGGCTGCGCCTGGACTACATGGTGGCCTACGGACCCCAGGGTCGTGGCACCTTCTGCATGGTGTGCTCCCAGGCCCTGCCCATGGCCAAGGTGAGCAGCTTCCGCCGCCACATCCAGGAATGCCACCCTGAGACCACCAGCCTGGCCCGGGAGGAGAGGGATGCCATGGCCGAGGCCTGGACCAAAGTGGCTCCCACGGAAGACAACCCTGCCGTGCAGATGAAAGAAG AAGTGAACCCCAGTGACATTGTCAGCCTCCCTGTGGCGGGAGAGATGGCCGACAACAACGACAACAACAGGACCACCAAGATGGCCACCCCCAAGGCCGTAAAGAAGGAGGAGGGGGTCGCCACCATGCCTGCCACTCCGGGGCGCCACGGCCACTACCCGGGCAAGGACCAGCGGCGGAACTACCAGGTGCGCTGGAGGATGGAGTTTCTGATGGACTATGACTGCCGGAGACACGGGTTGATCTGTATGGTGTGCGGGGCAACGTTAGCCACTCTCAAAGTCAGCACCATCAAGAGACACATCCAACAGGTTCACCCTCATTCTCTGGTGTATGGCCCCAACGAGAGACAGCAGGCCCTGCTCAGCTACAACCAGACTGCCCTGCACTTCGTCCACTCGGATGACTGTTTCTCCTCACAAGACCACGGACACACGGCACTCGGACAGACGACCGCTGGCCTCTTTGTCCGCTAG